CGGCTGAATGTGTTCGTAAGTTAGGGGATTACGCTCAACGGCTGATACATGAATACCACCTTTATGAGCAAAGGCAGAACGCCCAACAAAGGCAGCGTGTTCATCAGGGGCAAGATTTACTACTTCGCTGATGAAGCGACTAGCTCGGGTAAGTTGAGTAAGCTGATTGTCTTGGATACAGCTGTAACCCAGCTTCAGTTGTAGATTCGGAATTAAAGAGCAGAGGTTGGCGTTCCCGCAGCGTTCACCGTAGCCGTTAATTGTACCTTGAACCATTTTGGCTCCTTCCATCACAGCTGCCAAGGCATTGGCAACGGCTGTATCTGAATCGTTGTGAGTATGAATACCTAATTGAGGTAGAGGCGCATCTTCCCCTGCTACCCCTGCTTGAATTGCCCTAACTACATCTCGAACAATAGAGCTGATCTCGTGGGGTAAAGTGCCGCCGTTAGTGTCACACAAAACTAGCCATTCTACACCCGCTGCGATCGCTGCCTCTAAGGTCTTTAACGCATACTCTGGATTGTGCTTATAACCATCAAACCAATGTTCCGCATCATAGATGACGCGACGACCTGAAGAACGCAGATACTCAATTGTGTCCCGGATAATCTCCAGATTTTCTTCCAGACTGCATTTCAACCCTTCTGTGACATGGAGATCCCAAGATTTGCCAAAAATCGTTACCCAGCGAGTACCAGCGGCGAGAATTGCTTGCAGCAGCGGATCTTCTGCGGCAGTCATACTAGGACGACGAGTGGAGCAAAAAGCCACCACTTCTGCTTGAGTCAATGGTTCTTCTTGCAGTTGCCAAAAAAACTGGACATCCTTGGGATTTGCCCCTGGCCATCCTCCCTCAATAAAGGGAATGCCCAGTTGGTCTAGTTGTCGGGCAATTCGCAATTTATCTTCAATCGACACGGATAGCCCTTCGCGCTGGGTGCCATCCCGGAGGGTGGTGTCATAAATCCAAAGTTGGTTGGAGGGATCTACAGTCATAGGAACAGAAGAAGCAAAATGGTGAGAAAGACGACGCTCACCTCCTCCCCATTCTCCTACAAGAAACGTGACATACTCCCAACACTGATTCGGAGTACCGAATACAGTGTGGGCTTCTCACCAACTCCAGCTATTGCTTCGGATACACGATGAGCTTTGTTTTGAGTCCACGAGATGCCCCTCCGCAGACTTTGAACAAGTACAAAAGTATGTTCAACCTCAGTACCTTAAAGATTTTACCTACTAGAGGAGCGACACAAAAATGTCTATTTCCTAGTAGAACCCCATATCTTTAGTTGTCGTGGTTCAGTCCATTAACCAGCATTTTCGGCTTTGTTAATGTATTAATTATAACACAACGTCATCTGGTTGTGCCAAAAACCTGGTCGGGGATTCATCCCGACGCTAAAAATATCGTGCCTTTAGGCACTCATCCGCTCTTCGCGGGGCTTCTCCCCGTTGAAAGCTAACATTTAGCCTCAACGGCAAGAATCTCTGCCCTGTCCCGACGATAGGGTGGGGTCAGGACACTTTACCAGTTGAATTTCCTGCTCTATCTAGCTTTCAAGAATTACAATACTAGCAAGTCAAGTTGCCCGGTTTCTGCAATGGCTCCAATTATCCTTAACCTCAAGCCCTTTGTTGAGCTAAGTGATGACCAGTTCTATGAACTGTGCCAGAACCATCGTGACTTGAAGTTTGAGCGTACTGCACAAGGGGAGTTGGTCATTGTGACACCTGTGGGTGGGGAAGGAGGCAGTCGGGAAGCAGATCTGATTGGCGACTTGGTGTATTGGAACCGACAGACACAACTCGGTAAGGTGTTCAGCTCTTCAACGTGCTTCAAACTTCCTAATGGAGCCGATCGTTCTCCTGATGCAGCATGGATTGTTTTAGAACGGTGGAATCAGCTTACGTCGGAACAACAGAAGAAGTTTCCACCTGTTTGTCCAGATTTTGTAATCGAGTTGCGTTCTGAGAGTGATGCACTTGAGTCTTTACAGCAAAAAATGCAGGAGTACATTAGCAACGGATTACGTTTGGGTTGGTTAGTTAATCCCCAAGATCGACAGGTGGAGGTTTACAAAGCCAATCGAGTTAAACGAGTTCTCGAAAATCCTAAACAGGTTGACGGGGAAGATGTCCTGCCAGGTTTTGTATTCGAGCTTTCTATTTTGTGGGATTGAGAGGTGATTGACCAATTCGGAGTTTTTATGTGGGAGTATGTGCCAGGAACGCCATCCGATATTCTAAAGGGCTGGGCTTGTTCTTACGGTGGCTACCGCGAAGACGTGGGGAGATCCGTGTGTCGCCTTGAGGTTCCCAGTAGTCGTGTCACCGTTATCCTGGGATTCGGCGATCGTTTACAGATTAGCTCCTTATGTTCTAAGTTGGCACCTGTCAAGTACCGAGCCTTCGTCGTTGGATTGGGCGAAGATTCGCTGATAACCGAACACAGCGGAATGCAGCGTTGTATCGAGATAAAGCTTCTTCCTTGGGCAGCAGATAGGCTCTTCCGTGGAGCATCTGCTGAGTTCGCGCAAGGTATAGTCAACCTGGAAGACAACTGGGGAAAGGATGCACCTCTACTGATCGAGCAGCTTAGTGAGATGTCTGCCTGGCAGGAACGATTTTCTTTAGTGGATCGGTTTCTTTCAGAGAGATTCGCAGCGTCAAATCGAACCATTCGACCCGAGATTCAGTGGGCGTGGGATCAACTCGAGCGCCACGGCGGGTGCGTCCCGATTCGGCAATTGGCTAGAATGATCGGCTGGAGCAATCGGCATTTCGCTACCCGCTTTCGCGATCAAATTGGCATAACGCCGAAAGCCGCAGCACGGCGTATTCGATTCAATCACGCTCATCAACTCCTAAATTCTTCGGCTAGTTACGCTCTCAGTGAGGTCGCTGCAATCTGCGGTTATAGCGACCAGAGCCACTTTGTACGGGAGTTTCGTCTATTTTCTGGGTGTTCTCCCACGGTTTACCAAAAAGCTCATTTTGCGGATCTCCTGGGTACTCCGGGTGACATCGTCAAATCGTAAGCGAGGTCAATTTTATTCAAGACTTAAGTCCCCAATCGCGCCCATAATGCCTCTTAGTTAATCACAATTAGGAGACGTACAGTGGCTAGTGAAGTGTCTTATCTTGAAATCGGAGCGCAAGACGCGGGGGCTGCCCGAGTATTTTTCGAGCAACTCTTTAGCTGGAACTTTTATCCGATGGGGAATGACGGTGAAGGTTGGTTCCAGACGCCGTCGGTCAAAGTTGGGCTACACGGGAACGACCCGGAACCACAATTCTTCATCTTCTTCAATGTTTCCGATCTGATGGCGGCAGTCGCGCGAGTGAAGGAATTGGGTGGCGAGACAGAACAGCTAGGACCCGATGAACCCGGCTTCGGACGTTTTTGTGCCTGCCGCGATCCTCAAGGTATTCGCTTCGGTCTACACCAGCCGCCCGAAGGTTGAGCGAAACCCCTCCGGTCAAGGTTCTCGAACAGTGTGGATACTAGAAGACTAGAGAGGGAGATGGGGAAATTTGGTTCCCCTCTGGGGGCTAGGGGCAATATGTTTAGTTTTGCAATTTTGTTGGCTGTAGCAGTTGCCGTACTCTGGTAGCTAGGCTAGTTAGAGGGGGCTGCAAAATTTTGGAGTTTAGATGTAATTTCATCATCCAAAATCAGAGCAATGTCAGCTTTTTTTAAATGACTACAACAAGTGACGTTTTAATTATGGGCGGCGGTGTCATTGGTTTGGCGATCGCCGTTGAACTAAAATTGCGCGGGGCATCTGTCACCGTCCTCTGTCGTGACTTCCATGCCGCGGCTAGTCATGCCGCTGCTGGGATGCTGGCTCCCCAAGCTGAGGCAATTCCACCCAGTCCAATGCGGGATTTATGCCTGCGATCGCGCGCTCTCTACCCTGAATGGACTCGTAAACTGGAAGAAATCAGCGGCTTAGCAACTGGCTATTGGCCTTGTGGCATTTTGGCACCTGTTTATGAAATAAGGGGTCAGGATGCAAGCAACATTCACTCCTCACGTGATTGCCCTGCCGAGTGGTTAGATAGAGATGCGATTAATTGGCATCAACCAGGATTAGGTACAGAGGTTGTCGGTGGTTGGTGGTATCCCGAAGATGCACAGGTAGATAATCGCGCCTTAGCGAGGGCACTGTGGACAGCAGCGGAATCTCTTGGTGTTGATGTCCGTGATGGCATTAAGGTAGAAGGAATCCAGCAGCAACAGGGTCAGGTGGTTGGTATTCAGACATCTGTTGGAATAGTCCACGCTGAACATTATGTCTTAGCAGCAGGTGCTTGGTCACATGAGTTATTGCCGCTTCCGGTGCGTCCGAAAAAAGGACAAATGCTATCAGTGCGAGTACCTGAAGGTTCCTATAGCGAGTTACCCTTACAGCGGGTTTTGTTTGCACCGGATATTTACATGGTGCCGCGCCGTGATTCTCCTTCCGAGACGCTACGCGATCGCCGGATTGTGATTGGAGCAACGAGCGAAGAAGTGGGATTTACTCCATACAACACCCCAGCTGGAATTCAAACCTTACTGGAACGTGCCATCAAGCTCTATCCTCAGTTACAAAACTATCCCATTCATGAACTCTGGTGGGGTTTCCGCCCTGCTACGCCAGATGAGTTACCGATTCTTGGCTCTGGTCCATCTAAAAACCTAACGCTTGCCACTGGACATTATCGCAATGGTATCCTGCTAGCACCACTCACAGCAGTCTTAATTGCAGACTTAATCTGGGAGCAAAAATCTGATCCCCTAGTGAATCATTTCAACTATTCACGCTTCTACCAAGGCAGGGGTCAGGAAACCCCCTCACCCCTCGCCCCTCACCTCTCGCCCCTCACCTCTCCCTCCTCGCCCCTAATCATCCAACCTTCACCCAAAATGCAGACCCTGAATCCTCCCCTAGAAACTCTTGATCGCCCGTTAAATATCGCTGGTAGAACTTTCCAATCCCGCTTGATGACTGGGACTGGCAAGTATCGCAACATGGAGGAAATGCAGCAAAGTATTACCCAAAGTGGTTGCGAAATTGTGACTGTTGCAGTCCGACGGGTGCAAACAAAGGCACCAGGACATGAAGGGTTAGCCGAGGCTCTAGATTGGACAAAACTTTGGATGTTGCCCAATACGGCTGGATGTCAAACCGCTGAAGAGGCGATTCGCGTGGCGCGTTTAGGACGGGAAATGGCAAAGCTGTTAGGGCAGGAAGATAACAATTTTGTCAAATTAGAGGTAATTCCTGACCCGAAGTACCTGCTACCTGACCCGATTGGCACCTTGGAGGCAGCAGAAAAGTTGGTTCAGGAAGGCTTTGCAGTGCTGCCCTACATCAATGCCGATCCAATGCTAGCTAAACGCTTAGAAGAGGTTGGCTGCGTCACAGTAATGCCTTTAGCGTCACCCATTGGTTCCGGGCAGGGGCTGAAAACTACGGCGAATATTCAGATTATTATTGAAAATGCTGGGGTGCCAGTAGTGGTAGATGCGGGTATTGGCTCACCAAGCGAAGCAGCGCAAGCGATGGAATTAGGGGCAGATGCATTGTTGATCAATACAGCGATCGCCCAAGCTACAAATCCCGCTGCTATGGCTCGCGCTATGAAACTAGCGACTGAAGCAGGACGTTTAGCTTACCTAGCAGGAAGGATTCCAATCAAAGCTTACGCCAGTGCCAGTTCACCTCTAAGTGGCACTATCACCTAATGGGCTTGACACGGGGAGGCGGAGGGGTTCTCCCCCTGCCTCCCCTGCTTCCCCTACTGTCTCAATAGCTATTCTTTGGA
This window of the Chroococcidiopsis sp. CCMEE 29 genome carries:
- the cimA gene encoding citramalate synthase is translated as MTVDPSNQLWIYDTTLRDGTQREGLSVSIEDKLRIARQLDQLGIPFIEGGWPGANPKDVQFFWQLQEEPLTQAEVVAFCSTRRPSMTAAEDPLLQAILAAGTRWVTIFGKSWDLHVTEGLKCSLEENLEIIRDTIEYLRSSGRRVIYDAEHWFDGYKHNPEYALKTLEAAIAAGVEWLVLCDTNGGTLPHEISSIVRDVVRAIQAGVAGEDAPLPQLGIHTHNDSDTAVANALAAVMEGAKMVQGTINGYGERCGNANLCSLIPNLQLKLGYSCIQDNQLTQLTRASRFISEVVNLAPDEHAAFVGRSAFAHKGGIHVSAVERNPLTYEHIQPEQVGNSRRIVISDQAGLSNVLAKARTFGIELDKQNPAARQILQRLKDLESEGYQFEAAEASFDLLMREALGKRQQLFEIKGFQVHCDLVPGVDSHKSNALATVKLAVNSQDILEAAEGNGPVAALDAALRKALVNFYPQIAEFELTDYKVRIIDEQSGTAAKTRVLVESKNGHQRWTTVGVSTNILEASYQAVVEGLEYGLLLQSSAEAALPLLSQ
- a CDS encoding Uma2 family endonuclease; its protein translation is MAPIILNLKPFVELSDDQFYELCQNHRDLKFERTAQGELVIVTPVGGEGGSREADLIGDLVYWNRQTQLGKVFSSSTCFKLPNGADRSPDAAWIVLERWNQLTSEQQKKFPPVCPDFVIELRSESDALESLQQKMQEYISNGLRLGWLVNPQDRQVEVYKANRVKRVLENPKQVDGEDVLPGFVFELSILWD
- a CDS encoding AraC family transcriptional regulator gives rise to the protein MIDQFGVFMWEYVPGTPSDILKGWACSYGGYREDVGRSVCRLEVPSSRVTVILGFGDRLQISSLCSKLAPVKYRAFVVGLGEDSLITEHSGMQRCIEIKLLPWAADRLFRGASAEFAQGIVNLEDNWGKDAPLLIEQLSEMSAWQERFSLVDRFLSERFAASNRTIRPEIQWAWDQLERHGGCVPIRQLARMIGWSNRHFATRFRDQIGITPKAAARRIRFNHAHQLLNSSASYALSEVAAICGYSDQSHFVREFRLFSGCSPTVYQKAHFADLLGTPGDIVKS
- a CDS encoding VOC family protein, with the translated sequence MASEVSYLEIGAQDAGAARVFFEQLFSWNFYPMGNDGEGWFQTPSVKVGLHGNDPEPQFFIFFNVSDLMAAVARVKELGGETEQLGPDEPGFGRFCACRDPQGIRFGLHQPPEG
- the thiO gene encoding glycine oxidase ThiO; the protein is MTTTSDVLIMGGGVIGLAIAVELKLRGASVTVLCRDFHAAASHAAAGMLAPQAEAIPPSPMRDLCLRSRALYPEWTRKLEEISGLATGYWPCGILAPVYEIRGQDASNIHSSRDCPAEWLDRDAINWHQPGLGTEVVGGWWYPEDAQVDNRALARALWTAAESLGVDVRDGIKVEGIQQQQGQVVGIQTSVGIVHAEHYVLAAGAWSHELLPLPVRPKKGQMLSVRVPEGSYSELPLQRVLFAPDIYMVPRRDSPSETLRDRRIVIGATSEEVGFTPYNTPAGIQTLLERAIKLYPQLQNYPIHELWWGFRPATPDELPILGSGPSKNLTLATGHYRNGILLAPLTAVLIADLIWEQKSDPLVNHFNYSRFYQGRGQETPSPLAPHLSPLTSPSSPLIIQPSPKMQTLNPPLETLDRPLNIAGRTFQSRLMTGTGKYRNMEEMQQSITQSGCEIVTVAVRRVQTKAPGHEGLAEALDWTKLWMLPNTAGCQTAEEAIRVARLGREMAKLLGQEDNNFVKLEVIPDPKYLLPDPIGTLEAAEKLVQEGFAVLPYINADPMLAKRLEEVGCVTVMPLASPIGSGQGLKTTANIQIIIENAGVPVVVDAGIGSPSEAAQAMELGADALLINTAIAQATNPAAMARAMKLATEAGRLAYLAGRIPIKAYASASSPLSGTIT